In Macadamia integrifolia cultivar HAES 741 chromosome 1, SCU_Mint_v3, whole genome shotgun sequence, a single window of DNA contains:
- the LOC122065551 gene encoding uncharacterized protein LOC122065551 produces MASTSRANNEATKWTQSEQDCLLKLMVEQVKVGNKSFSTFNKGGWNNIKKGLEEKANRSFTMVQLRNKMNKMRFDYSAFKKLLDTTSFGWNSVTMTFTVKDESVWDVQIKFRRNGLPHWPELCIIFGDSYASGIGGFGNESDFRFEEELRGVDDEVDANVDVILTTPLANTLPTDYYESQDPGTDRPRVNRRLDRTPTRYRKKSRTTSIERAIQTLAESVANKNTTTPSSIPMGLTPNTTDFSTSTCVRLLETMNDIPRELHIKACKRILVDREWRELFITLKDETEQLAFDVLD; encoded by the exons ATGGCATCCACTTCGAGAGCTAATAACGAGGCAACAAAATGGACTCAAAGTGAACAAGATTGTCTCCTGAAATTAATGGTTGAACAAGTGAAAGTTGGTAATAAGAGTTTCAGCACTTTCAATAAAGGTGGGTGGAACAATATCAAGAAGGGGCTTGAGGAAAAAGCTAATCGGTCATTCACGATGGTTCAATTAAGgaataagatgaataaaatgcGATTCGATTACAGTGCTTTCAAGAAACTACTAGATACTACAAGTTTTGGTTGGAATTCTGTGACGATGACCTTTACAGTCAAAGATGAGAGTGTTTGGGATGTACAAATCAAG TTTAGGAGGAAtgggctaccacattggcctgaaCTATGTATAATTTTTGGAGATTCATATGCTAGTGGGATAGGAGGATTCGGGAATGAATCTGATTTTAGGTTTGAAGAGGAATTGAGAGGTGTTGATGATGAGGTGGATGCAAATGTAGATGTAATTCTAACTACTCCATTGGCCAATACCTTGCCAACAGATTATTATGAAAGCCAAGATCCAGGAACTGATCGACCTAGAGTCAACAGAAgacttgataggacacctacaAGATATAGGAAGAAGAGTAGGACAACTAGTATTGAACGCGCCATACAGACCCTAGCTGAGTCAGTAGCAAACAAGAATACTACAACCCCTAGCTCAATCCCAATGGGTCTCACTCCAAATACCACAGATTTTAGCACTTCTACTTGTGTTAGATTATTAGAAACCATGAATGATATCCCAAGAGAGTTGCATATTAAGGCGTGCAAGAGGATATTGGTGGACCGGGAATGGAGAGAATTATTCATTACTCTCAAGGATGAAACGGAACAATTGGCTTTTGATGTGTTAGATTGA